The Gossypium hirsutum isolate 1008001.06 chromosome D06, Gossypium_hirsutum_v2.1, whole genome shotgun sequence genome contains the following window.
ATTAAGAAGGCACATGAGTGGGGTTATCTAAATATTGgaattttcttttgatgactGCATTATTCGGGAGACCTTGGTTTATGTACAAAGAAAACCGATGAAAGCAATAAAAAAGGAACTGAATATTCACTCCAACTCAAAGCTATAATTATAATAGAAAAAAGTAGATAGAATGTGGTTGGTGATGGCAGATTCATTATACTATATGATGATTATAATATACATTAAGAATAGGGTCAAACATTCAACAGATCAAAAAGGTAAGGTACAAATTCCAAATTCCAAACTCCAAACTCCCAACAGGGTGTCATTCTTGGTTGTTTTAAAAACACCACCGACCATAACGACTTTGTTATGTAATGTTTATCTTATATTATGTCGTATGTATGTATTGATACATGCATGATATTCTACAATTCCTGAgatcatatttgtttttttttatataatgtttaaaattacaCATAATCCCACATCAATTCATGAATAGGAGGATAACGCACTTCAACATACTTAAACTTATGTTCTCACCAATCGAGCAAATATTCAATTGACACGCTGAAGTGGAAAAATAGAAAATGCCAAAAAGAACTAGAGCATAGCTAGGGGAGCTAGCAGGAGCTTATcccctaaaatgattttttttccatttagatcttttaaaaattgataaaagtaaattatacttttaacttctttaaaaataataaaaaataaacataaagttataattttattatcgtaaaaattataatttaaatttaaccttaaattttttttctaatttggcaACTGACTTAAAAAAGATGTAAATATATGCTGTATTGGTGCTGAATACTTTCATGAACCCATCAATCACAAAGACTGAACTATATCCATAAGCATCAGTGTGTTATATATTAGATTACCATCCGGTACTGggaatttttaataaaacttgGTATGAGAATGGCACCCATTTAGCTTTGCCCATATTCCCATGAAAGCTGTGCCAATAAAATAAAGGGTGGCAGGGCAATGGAAGGGGCAGGTGAGGATACCGTGATGGTTTAGATTTAGGGTCTAAGATTCGTCACTCAAACCTCCTCTGTTGAATCATCATTCGGAAAATGACATTTTACCTTTTTCTTACCACGGAATAGATTTTCATTAAATTTGTGTTGTATTAAAATTAAACAGATTCTCGTACGCGTATTTTCTTGGAGAGAGATTCGTCTGTAGGGTGATGCAAACAATTTATATGGTGGTGAACTATACTGTGTTGATTGAGTTAAGAGTCGGTATAAAAATCGAGTCGATCGATCTAAGAATTGGGTagaaataaataacataataaaattaaatcttttattgtaaaaaaaaaagtactttgtttctattttactataacatttataatatataaaaattatgttttagtttaataaaatagtCCAAATTTGAACAATGGAAATCCTCCATGTTTAAACTGATGACTACCAAGATATGAGTTttgtcttaaaaaaataattaatttttcagtTCTTGTCGAAAACCAGTGTATCGTgttctaaaaacataaataaatctcGAGTTCAAATACATAAAATCTCTATTCCCTAAAGTAATGGAATAATTTTGTATGTCCACTTTGAATTgctttttattccttttatttataatttatattttttacactaaattttttttaaatatttattttgtagtTTTATATGTAAGTATAATAAAAGTTTTAGCTCTACATTTTTTACCCTTTAACTGATCTCACCACcactgctgtttttacactaaccgcatgTAAACGCACCgctcatccaaactcaccctaaattgATGCTCAACCTTTTATTGTGAATccaaatgaataaattcaactATAATCTAATGTTCTATTAGAAGGTGGATCAGATGCTATGTCACAATTTATATGATAGTCTACGTGTATTTCTTGTTAATGTAGAACTACTTTATTCTATAtgttacattaaaaataatttataaatatactaaaattaaaaactttataaaattttccaaaaatgttaagaaaataaaaaaaaactcgtcaaacttatataaaaaaaatacattaaaggTTCTAAAATATCTAaaaggttttcaaatttttttaaaaaatccaaaagtatgaaagaattaaaaaatctttgaaattcaataaaaagtaaaatggaaaaacaaacgaacataaagattatataaaatcaaatttttatttcatattttaaaatacttatgcaatatgaaatatgaaaaaaaattgtacttctttcataaattttgggtttttttatttttaaatattttccatttctaaaatttagtttttttaattattgaaaatttgaatgttttaaatattttgtactttttatatattttttaaaaattggagACTTTTTCctgtgatttttgaaaatataaatttcatttatgaatttttaaatttttagatatttttatttttaaaattaaattatttattaccttaacatataaaataaaataatgtcacATCAATAGTGAAAGGTTGAAAGTCAGTTTgctccaaataaaaaaaaaagtagagtCTAAATTGAATAGAGGTATAAAAGTTGAGGGCTAAGTTTATTagtatacaataataataataatggcacaatttcaacaaaaaagagtattttgttagtttttgtaACATACTGagatcaatttaataaaatataaaaaatattaagctctataaaattatttaagtaaCTAAACTTTATAtgctttatttaaaatatcatttatatatatatatataagtgaataattatattataataaaaaaattgataaatataagGATGAAACCTTGAATTAGCTTGAAATCCacacaaaattatcaaaaaaaatggCTTTTAGTATAAACAAGATtgtaatactaaaatttaaagaaataaataaatattaacttttaaGTGCAATTATACAAATAAATTGCATTACTCTTTGGATTTTAAATTGAATCAgaattttttatacaaaatatgacaatattaacaattaaatttaactttttaattctAAATTCTTAGAAACAATGCAGTTAATGATAGATTTTTAACTTCCCAATTCTGTTATCTaactatataatttttattatttttaaatttcaaaattattttacatttacACGCATATAAGTATATCACTTCACATAAAATTATGATATAAGGATTCACGTTTTACATCATTTTTAAATTAATGGTTATTATTAGTCGTGTTCTGGCATAAATATAAGATTTATTAAGGTAAGAGTGACACAATATTTATTGAATCATTTTCGGAAGGTCTTTTATGCATTATTGATTCGGTGGGTCTCTTAGAGCTCTTGACAATAGTTTATTGCTTGACTATCATCATCAAGTTTGTCTAATAATGGCGGGCGAGGATACAATTTTCAATGGTTTAATCAATGTGACGCATCTCTAATTTGCTTTTGAATCTTCAAATGTTATAGTTATTGTTAGTTTTATCTTTCTTCTCTTTTGAGTTTATTACAAGTTGACACATTTGAAGGTAAAGAAAAACCTATGGCTTAAACAACGACCACAAATTGAGATACTGTTTTATCTACTGTGGAGATATTTGGATGAGCTAGAGCCTAAAACATAAAGACTAGTTGAGTTAAAATTGAAGAAATCACTTTCTATATTTGAAGACATTGGATTATATCGAGATTCTTATGGAATTATGTCATGATTATCCTATGttgattttttagttttattttatagaAAAGAGATGAGATTATGACTCTCATGTAAGTGAAACTTAAATTTTACCCAGGTTAAAAGATACCGAGAGATTGAGAGAGCACAAATTTGTGCAAGTTAGGAATGCTTTATGTATGCATTGTTTTTGCAAGCAATCAAAATAGTCTCTTGTATTTCAAAACTAAGCTTTCGAGGGAGAAGTTTAGTGCGAGAGCGATTTACTCTTTGTACAATGGTGAGATCGCTAAATTGGAAAGTATTATGTCGATCTTAGGACTTAAATTGGTAATATATACTATTGAAAATGtgcatattaaaattaaaatgtataaaaaaagttttgattaaatggtaaatttaagGATTTATCAATTCAATTAGTACGGGTTCCAATctttttatatgcatatatttcttaaataaaaagagtaaaatgtttttcaaataatataaattattttaaatacaaaaaaaatatttttataattttttaataaaattaatatcttTAAACTCATgacatcaatttaatataaataaatgtataaatgATTAAGTTGATttgagaaaaaaagtaaaaaagggtATAAATGTAATTTAGAGAGTAAAAAAGAAGCAGTTAAGGGCGGGTTACCCGGGAGCAATAATTTGGAAGCGAGGGAGTAAGgagaaaacaaaaaaggaaaaatccaAAATAATCCCAATTCACGAGGGGTCTCCTCCTTTTTACTGACGTTGCTTTTTCctatcttaattaatttaatttaatttaaacattattatcttcaaaataattttaaaaatggatGTAATTATAGGATTTGTGTCAGAGCAGGAATTCGTACTGTTGCTAACGTACCAATTAATAATGATGATAaggcaaaataaaattaaaaaaaaagaaatatatcctttttattttattttccctttaaaaTTCATCTCTAGAGTTTAGGTAAatgcaaaaaaaagaaagaaaaaaaaataattaaacttttGAATATTAGTTTGATTTTGAGCTTTGACATGACATTTCAGTAAGAATCTAAATCTTATGCATCTGTCTTTCAAACTCTTCTGAGATTATGTataatataaaagttaaaaatattatttttaaaatttaaatttaagattgTTCATTAAAATTGTAAATGTATTTTATCGTTGcatctaattatttattaataaaaaattaaatttttaaagcgTGCTCAAAAAGTCCATAATCTTTTAACTTGGTACTGTAAAAAGAATTTACatcttttaatatttaattcatatCTAAATAAGTGCTTAACATAAATCAACTTTTCACATGAAACAAAGACTTGCTCAAGTACACAAATTAGAAGATAATAATAGCTTATTTTGAGTCTAAAAGTTATGATGTTTTAACTTTTCACATGAAAATGTGCATAAAAAGTTCTAAACAATCTCTAATCGGATCATATCTGTTATTTTTAATACAATGCCTAGAACCGCcatataaatagaaggataatacaATTCAGCAGACTGAAACTACATCTTCTTGCATAAACAACAATACCCATATTAATCGAACTGAAATTCAATCCGTTAAACTATTGTTTATTTTCTGAAAGAAGTATTGAATTAGGTAGATAAGAATAGGCATAGGGAAACAACATAATTCAAGCCATGAATAAAAAACCGACCAAAAGAACAGTGTTGAGGGGGCATAGGCTATAAAGTAGAAGAGGGGGGTCCATAAATCCATTTCTGGTCACGAGAAAAAGAGTAGGCAAACATAAATGGTATGTTGCAATTTATAAGTTGGCCCCAATCTTAATATAAAATGGACCCTATTTTTGCTGGCATGAAAATCACTGTTCATCTTAGAAAGACAATGggcaaatttattaaattatattgccATTTCATTTACTTTGTCAGAaactaaattaaatgaaaagaaaaaagtattgTACTCAGAAGAGAATCTGTAATAATAGAGACTGAAATAGGTAAGGGATTGGCATTTCACAGTACAAAAAAGAAATAGGTTTAATTCTGCCCTTAATCCCTTTACTTTTTGGTTCTTTTAACATTTAGTGCCTtctgaaaaattaaaattcaattcataACTCTTGCTATGGATtctcattaaatttgaatatttaaaggtctgatttaaagattataattcaatcaatattacatttctaatttaataaaaattatttaaaataatatttaatcaaggttaaaatatgttataagcccctttatttttcacaatttaaaatttaatccttgtacttttattttcaagaatttaatctctgtacttttcaaattttcaaattcaaatccAGTGTTGCcactgttaatttttttgttaaatttataaatgtaacattttaaaaaaaatatttacttggtaagcatgtaactaaaaaaaatattgtgatgaacttaaatttaataaaaataattctatCAGTATtaataattagaattaaattttgaaatctaaaagtaagattaaattcttaaaaataaaagtaaagggactaaatttcaaagaGTATATAGACTGAGGGTATAATTATGAATTAGaccaaataaataaacatataatataactAAAGAAACCTGTTTTTCAGCATCATGAACCTGACATttgcaaattatttttttagaacaaaaaGGCCACGAAATAGCCAGTGATTCCCGTGACTTTAACCTGCAACAAAGATAAAAATTATCATGGTTTTGCATCATCACGGTTGCCTCCAAACACCCCCCACTTTAACCCCTCCCTCCTCCCATCCATTACTCTTTtttgtctctctctctctctctctcctttttttttttcagtatTCAGTTCATTTTTGGCCCCCGTTGGCCTGTTACTACAGTATCAGTCTTCTCTCAATATTAAATCCCCACACCTGCCCAGAAGCACCCCCACCAAGGCCCTCAACATAACCCtccatttcttttttctctctcttctatCCTCTTTCTCTTTCCCTTGGTTTTTAGTTAAGTGTAGTAAGTGTCTTTGGCAGCCAAATTTAGGTGGAAGGAAAATGCCAAGTTCAGGGTCATTTTTGAGGCAGTTAAGTGGAAAAGAAGGTTGGAAATCAACATCTTGGAGGTGGGGAGGAGGGAACAGCAAGTATAACAATGTTGGTGGGAACAGTTGTGGTGGGTTTGAGACAAGTTTGACTCAGATGGAAGGGCTTAACATGTATGGCAATGGGGTTGATAATGGGTTGGTGTTAAGGAAGAGAGTGATGGTTGTAGTGGATGAGAGCTCGCATTCTAAGCATGCAATGATTTGGGCACTCACTCATGTGGCTAACAAGGGTGATTTGCTTACTTTACTTCATGTTATTCCCCCAACCCAAAAGacttcttattcttcttcttctttttctccttaCCTTGCTAACTCTCTTGGGTCACTTTGCAAGGCTTGTAAACCTGAGGTAATAACATGAAAATTTCAATtgtcttttttttggggggggggttgtTTGATTGATGGATCCAATAGGTTAGGAGTTAAGAGCTGGAGAATAAAGTAATCTTGTCTTTGTGTTTGAAAGATCCCACTTGATTTGATCTTCCTTTTTCCCCTCCTTTGAGCACCTTTTGGGTGAGAGGGCAATTTTCAAGTTATTCTTGGGTGTCATAGTTTTCTACTCTACTCTTTTTAACCCATTTTCTCTTTCTACTTCCTTGCTTTTGCTTTACAAGACATGAAGTCTTTTCCTGCTACAGTTTGTCTTCCCCATGGGAATTTTTACAGATGTTTAGTCTTCATATGTTTTCTTTAAGTTGCCATCGCACTATTGCCATAAATCATGTTTGTTTGCAAATTTAATCTGGGCTGGTGTGTTTTACTTGCATGTGCACAGGTTGAAGTGGAAGCACTGGTAATCCAGGGGCCAAAGCTGGGGACAGTGATGAGCCAAGTGAAGAAACTTGAGGTTTCAGTGTTGGTACTGGGTCAAAAAAGGCATTCTCCATTTCTAAGCTGGTGACTCCTTTTAACTCTTCTTCCACTACTTAGATCTTCATCTCCCTCCCTACATTGTGATATATCTAACTGGTTCAACGCATGCTTTGAATGGCAGTGTTTGTGGGAGCAGCAGCACAGAGGAGTTCGTGGAGCGGTGCATCAACAATGCAGATTGTTTAACCATTGGGGTTAAGAGGCAAAGCAAAGGCGTGGGGGGCTATCTTATCAGCACCAGATGGCAGAAGAACTTCTGGCTCTTAGCTTAGCTTAATTTTCCTTTAGGCAACTAATTATATGGTCCTTATAGTTAAGACATATCTAATATCATCATGTGCATGCTGTAATAATATTATTAGCTTGCTGATCTTAGATTTACTATTCCCCTGATATAAAATTATTACTGTAGTTGATCTCCATTGATATAAAAATCTATGACTAGTTCTGCCTCTTCCTTCCTTTGATTGAATGTTTCATGTTCATGCAATAAATACAAGAGATGAGCTTTAAATTCATAAATTTGCTGTTTTGGAGAGAggaaaatataaaatgttaaatttcttCCAACTAATGTTTCATTATCCCAACTTCCAAATGCCAACAACTCTGGACATCAcagtttcttttacttttttgagGGTGACATGTTGTAAGCAACCTGTAGATTCAATTGCAAGTGCAGCACTCTTTCTCTAGTtgtagaaaaatatattaatacaCGTTCAAATTATGACAATATACCATTGCACTTCGGATTCTAAAAGTGTTTTTTCTTCATTGCATTTGGAGTTCCAGAAGTGTTTGCATTTAGGATTCTAGAAGTGTTTTTTTCTTCGTTGCATTTGGGTTCTAGAAAGTAAAAATGTATTTTTGATTTTAAAGTTTTGTAATTATCACAATAAccttataaagtatataaaaatttaattacattaaattatttaaataaattatatttaagtttttaaaatatgttatgtACGGTTTACTTTACaaacaatttatattaattacataaaaagGTATTAAAAATTCATACTTCAAGTActgttatattaaattatttaaatgtcaTATAACTTAATTAACTTTTAACTTTCTATTATCATGTTCAAAAAAGACATTTTAACTTTCAATCTCAATATTTTGTAACAACGGGGAATACTAAAAATTAACTGCATTTTTAATAACACTTCTCTACTACAATTTTCAAtagcattttttttaagaacactTTTTTATCGCAACAACAATGGAGAATTAGCCCTAAAAACTAGTAAAGTCCAAACCAAAGTCCACAAATGGTAATCACACATGATGTGACTAGAAAACCTATGTATATAATTGCCCATAAACACTTTTAAATCCAACAACAATGGAGAATTAGCCCTAACAACTAGTAAAGTCCAAACCAAAGTCCACAAATGGTAATCACACATGATGTGACTAGAAAACCTATGTATATCATTGCCCATAAACACTTTTAAATCCAACAACAATGGAGAATTAGCCCTAACAACTAGTAAAGCCCAAACCAAAGTCCACAGATGGTAATCACAAATGATGTGACTAAGAGACTTACGTATATCATTGCCCATAATAAGTTTCGAATCAAAGGTACTCAGGACCTAGAACCTTTGCTTTTGCCAATTGAGCATACTATTAATTACCTAATTATTAGTAAACTACACTAGTTGTCATtcaattattagtaatttttttcgaTCATCCAATTATGAGAAGTTGTAAAATGATCaccaattattcaattttgtcttttttagtcACCAATAAGCTAATggtgacaacttttaaaattgacataatagtactttaaccctcaacatttataaattgtgtcaatttagtttttaattctaaaaaaattgaccctcaacatttacacattttgtaatttggccttttttttttgcagttttatttttctttgtgatattaagagttaattttaaaagaatgagaaaagacgaaaattgttattttggaaaagacgaaaattgttattttggatttttaggtgtttctattttttatattttcaatcaaatttagctgataaatttattttttagctttttagatAAAAAGGTtacaaagaaaatcaaaactGCAAAAAAGCCCAAATTAgtgtaaatgttgagagttaaattttttaggatcaagactaaattaatataatgtataaatgttgagagttaaagttgctattatgccaattttaaaagttattaccTCTAACTccgaaaaaaaaaagtcaaataattgagttaacaaaaaaaattactaataatcgGATAATTATTATGACACATGCTTAACATATCATGATTTGCAAGGGTAATAATTTCCAGCTTGTTCCCACAAAGCTGTTGAGAAACATTTTATAGACAAAATCTGCTTCCTACGAGTGTGATATCCAAAAAAACTATTAAGACTCGCCGGTAAGTATGAAATCCAAAAGTACTAAAATCGAGGGTTTCGAAAGTACTAAGTAATGGGAAAGAGGATCGAAACATACTATTGAAAGAGTCTATTGAGACAAAGATGGACTGTCAAGAACGTAGAAATGATAGGATGGGTGATTGGTCAGACCTAGTATAGATTGCACATAGACGGTAGTTGGAGTTAGCGGTTCCCCTGGGTTCCCCTATTTAGGATTCCTGGGGAAGAGGATCAAGTTGACGCTTGCGAATAGCTTGATGCATTATCTCCTTTCAACCCTTTGAGTAAAATTCGGCAAAAGGAAGGAAAATCCATGGACCAACCCCATTGTCTCCACCTTGTAGGAACTACGAGATTACCCCAAGGACGCCTTCGGTATCCATGGGTTGTAGACCGACCTTAGAACCCTGTTCAATAAGCGGAATGCATTAGCTGTCTGCTCTCAAGTTGGGCAATAAGGGTCGAAAAAAGACAATTACTCATTCAGAAGGGGGGAGGGGGGAGTTTTTGCCCATCCTTGGCCTCTATGGTAGAATCAATTGGAggcctagaactacccataatcccttcccaacccataaataggataATAATGTATTTCAATGCACTCGAATCTAtgtcctcctacattgacaacaatatccataccaatcgagttaataTTAATTTTCAGATCAAGATTTTCATTTGAGATTAAAATTGAAAGCAAATTCAGGGGTCAAAGCCCAAAACCCAATTCAAAGGTTCAAAAGCCCGATAATATATTAAATCTATGTGTTGTTGATTTATGTATCGACAATTGAGGTAGTTGATTTATGTGCTGTCGCTATCTCCATCAATGGGTGTCGATTAAATAAGTAGCAATAGCCTTAAATATGGCTCCAACAACAATAACTGCTTTTTATTCCCGATGCTATGAGGTGGCAGTTAGTAACTATAATACCAACATAGAAGGGACATAGAGCGTCAAGCTCGATATACAACAGTTAAGGTAATAATCTATCCTTCTCTCCCATCTGAGTAAAACTAATTCAAAATGAGTGAAAGGATTAGATTCAACTTCCCCATCTTTGATATCAATGACTTGATAGGTGGCTCCTTTACAGACTTTCCTTATCAAACTAGTTGGTGTAAATGTGCAATATTTACTCTTTCTCATTAATTAGTTCTTGGTGTGGTGACAAATGATTTGTGTTATTTAAGTTCTTGTTGACATCGAATCGTGAGTTCAAACTTTGGAACAGCTTCTTTCCTTTATCGTTGATTAAATAAAACTAACAATTTCTCTAAAAGCTTCAAATTAGGATAAGATTGGCTGATTTTCTTGTTTTTCCTTTCgataaaaatttcaacttaattatCTTAAACTCGTCTTATACTTTAGAATTGTGGAGTATTAAGGGCGTGTTTAGTTGGGTAaaaaagtggaaagaaaataaattttgagtatgCTTGGTTGGGAAGAAAAGtgataaagaaagaaaagaagaacggTGATTATTTGCCATCCTAATATATAAAAACCAATCCTTCCAAATTGGAAAGATGAGAGAagagaaaatagaagagaaatgTAGGTTAGTTCAAAATTTATATCTTTCCTACTTAAAACAcctatgaaaagaaaaattatatttttcatagTACTAATTTTTTACCCCTTTTAATTTTCCATCTTTCCAAATTTCTTTCCTTTGTACCAAGTAAACCCTAAGTTCTCAAGTTCCTCATTGATTTGAGAAATGTGACTAAAGAAATTCCAACCACCAAGTCAAGCTTCAAGAATGTTTCCCTTTAAATTCCAATGTAGTATTCGTGCTCAGGTGAATTCGGGCTCTCTTTTTACCTGTTCTCTTAGGCTCATCAGAGGTGGGCTTGGATGATATTAATTGGAAGGTGTCTGAATTTGGCAAACATTGTCATTCaattatcttttttaaaaaatagggaATGGCATGAGTGCTACTTTAGAGTTTATTCTAATGTCCTATCTTTATTGttaaaatgtttaatttagtacataaaagtttaattttatcaACCAATCTAATTTTTGACCATTTGATATATGAAGTTTTAATTCTATTAACCAATCCAAACTGTTTCAATACATGGGTCAATCATGGGATGACTCAGGTATATTCGTTGACTTTGATTTTGACTTAAAGTTTAAGGATTTAAGACTAAGTTACCAATAATTCTTAATaaaagatttaataaatttttttttatctcaagCATGGAGTTTAAACTAGGAATTGATCTCAAACAGATGAAGGAACACTAAAAAACCCCAAAATgctttaaaaaaagagagagaactTCAAAGTCGTTGCACAAGATCAGACATCAATCCAACAACAAACGTGAAAAAACAAAATCATCCAAATGGATCCATTTTCAAAACTAAGCCCACTTTCCTTTTCAAGTTCCTCTTGGAATTTGACGCAAAACTATCAAATGtcggttgaaatgtgaaatatattGCATGATCTAATTGATTCAAAGTCAAAATTTCAAATTGCTGGATTTTTGAAAGCtctccaaatttttatttttattattattgctcttccttttttttaaaaccccccccattttttccctttaaaattttgatttggctttaaataaataaattaattaaaaagagtcTATGTAGAAAGAAGGCTTAAAAACAGAGAAGGGCAGTGAAATCTGAAGGAAAAGGTTCATGGAAGTCCCTGTCACTACCTCCCTCTCACACAACTCATCATCGGCAACGAAGCTCCAAGCCACGACGTAGAAAAGACACATTtgaagaaatttaaattaaaattcaattgatAGCACTTTCTATGGATtctcattaaatttgaatatacaacaattttaaatttaaaggtctgatttaaaaattagaaatctATATTACATTTCAAATTTagtaaaaattacttaaaaataatattaaatcaaggttaaaatatgttatgcgTCCCTTACTCTTcacaatttcaaatttaatccttatacttctATTTCCAAAAATTTAACCTATGTACTTTTCAGATTTCATAATTCAAATTgagtgtttaaaattttttttgttaaatttgttaatgtgatatttaaaaaaaaaattcacttggtaatcatgtaattaaaaaataatattgtgatcaacttgaatttaacaaaataattctaacaataataacaattgAAATTGAACTTTGAAATCTAAAAg
Protein-coding sequences here:
- the LOC107901412 gene encoding uncharacterized protein → MPSSGSFLRQLSGKEGWKSTSWRWGGGNSKYNNVGGNSCGGFETSLTQMEGLNMYGNGVDNGLVLRKRVMVVVDESSHSKHAMIWALTHVANKGDLLTLLHVIPPTQKTSYSSSSFSPYLANSLGSLCKACKPEVEVEALVIQGPKLGTVMSQVKKLEVSVLVLGQKRHSPFLSCVCGSSSTEEFVERCINNADCLTIGVKRQSKGVGGYLISTRWQKNFWLLA